A section of the Hevea brasiliensis isolate MT/VB/25A 57/8 chromosome 17, ASM3005281v1, whole genome shotgun sequence genome encodes:
- the LOC110665963 gene encoding peroxisomal 2,4-dienoyl-CoA reductase [(3E)-enoyl-CoA-producing]: MESPFRSDILKGKVAVITGGGSGIGFEISAQFGKHGASVSIMGRRKQVLDSAVSNLQSLGIVAVGFEGDVRKQEDAKRVLESTFKRFGRIDILVNAAAGNFLVSPEDLSPNGFRTVLDIDAVGTFTMCHEALKYLKKGGLGRSSSGGGTILNISATLHYTASWYQIHVSAAKAAVDAIARNLALEWGTDYDIRVNGIAPGPIDDTPGMSKLVPKEINSKAKEYMPLYKLGKKWDIAMAALYLTSDAGKFVNGTTVIVDGGLWLSRPRHLPKDAVKKLSRAVEKRSREAPVGVPSSKL; encoded by the exons ATGGAGTCGCCATTTAGGTCAGATATATTGAAAGGGAAGGTGGCTGTAATAACAGGAGGTGGGTCAGGAATTGGATTTGAGATATCAGCACAGTTTGGAAAACATGGTGCCTCTGTTTCGATTATGGGTCGACGCAAGCAAGTGCTTGACTCTGCAGTCTCCAATCTCCAGTCCCTTGGAATTGTC GCTGTTGGCTTTGAGGGGGATGTTCGCAAGCAGGAAGATGCTAAAAGAGTTTTAGAATCAACTTTTAAACGTTTTGGCAGGATTGACATTCTTGTGAATGCTGCAGCTGGCAACTTTCTTGTATCGCCGGAGGATTTGTCGCCTAATGGATTTCGAACAG TTTTGGATATCGATGCTGTTGGCACCTTCACAATGTGCCATGAAGCCCTCAAGTATCTCAAGAAAGGAGGGCTTGGACGAAGCTCATCTGGTGGTGGAACAATTTTAAACATTAGTGCTACGTTGCACTATACAGCATCTTGGTATCAGATTCATGTATCAGCTGCGAAG GCAGCTGTTGATGCTATTGCCAGAAATCTGGCATTGGAGTGGGGCACCGACTATGATATTAGGGTGAATGGGATTGCTCCAGGCCCCATTGATGATACCCCTGGCATGAGTAAACTTGTGCCCAAGGAGATTAATAGCAAAGCAAAAGAATACATGCCTCTGTATAAATTGGGGAAGAAATGGGACATTGCTATGGCTGCTCTCTACCTTACTTCTGATGCTG GTAAATTTGTTAATGGAACCACTGTAATTGTTGATGGAGGACTTTGGCTGAGCCGACCTCGTCATCTGCCAAAAGATGCGGTCAAGAAGCTTTCTCGAGCTGTAGAAAAGAGATCCAGAGAAGCACCAGTTGGGGTTCCATCGAGCAAGCTTTAA
- the LOC110665962 gene encoding uncharacterized protein LOC110665962 isoform X1, translating into MDLSSRSLHLKIFPHFLSSPRLVFGHVSFLFLQTPRDKNPKLIPRALKGWHEYEDAVKRKDVARALRFLRSLEADKNKDNSADKVNGFLSSGPTRAGISELGLFDGSQRDWEVLDACLNADDMRLVGSAYGFLKNRGFLPSFGKFSNIVLEGPRDVTPTVFKSSTGLEVSKFAPKKWGLSGTSRFALVAFLGGVSFLLSQGIDIRTNLAAILGLAFMDSIFLGGTCLAQISSYWPPYKRRILIHEAGHLLVAYLMGCPIRGVILDPIIAMQMGIQGQAGTQFWDEKMSNELAEGRLSGTTFDSWHDMMVRYCMVLFAGIAAEAFVYGEAEGGENDENLFRSICVLMQPPLSVAKMSNQARWSVLQSYNLLKWQRHAHRAAVKALESGSSLSVVIRRIEEAMSSAT; encoded by the exons ATGGATCTCTCTTCTCGTTCGTTGCATCTTAAAATTTTCCCGCACTTTCTCTCTTCCCCTCGCCTGGTTTTTGGCCATGTGTCCTTTCTTTTCCTTCAGACACCTCGTGATAAGAATCCTAAGCTCATTCCAAGAGCTCTGAAAGGGTGGCATGAGTACGAGGATGCAGTGAAGCGAAAAGACGTCGCCAGAGCTCTCAGATTCTTGAGATCCCTAGAAGCCGATAAGAATAAGGATAATTCAGCTGACAAGGTTAATGGGTTCTTATCGTCTGGCCCGACTCGGGCTGGTATCAGTGAGCTGGGGTTGTTTGACGGGTCACAAAGGGATTGGGAGGTTTTGGACGCTTGTTTGAATGCTGATGATATGAGGCTTGTGGGTAGTGCTTATGGGTTCCTCAAGAACAGGGGTTTCTTGCCCAGTTTTGGAAAATTCAGCAACATTG TTTTGGAGGGACCCAGAGATGTGACCCCGACTGTATTCAAGTCTTCAACTGGTTTAGAAG TGTCCAAATTTGCTCCAAAGAAGTGGGGCCTTTCTGGAACTTCAAGATTTGCCTTGGTTGCTTTTCTCGGCGGGGTATCTTTTCTGCTTTCACAAGGGATTGATATCAGAACTAACCTTGCGGCCATTTTAGGACTGGCCTTTATGGACTCTATTTTCCTTGGAGGTACCTGTTTAGCTCAAATTTCAAGTTACTGGCCTCCATACAAGCGTCGAATTTTAATTCATGAAGCAGGTCATCTTCTGGTAG CTTACCTTATGGGTTGCCCAATTCGTGGTGTGATTTTGGACCCAATTATTGCAATGCAAATGGGCATTCAAGGCCAG GCAGGAACTCAGTTTTGGGATGAAAAGATGAGTAACGAGCTTGCTGAAGGACGACTCAGTGGCACTACCTTTGACAG CTGGCATGATATGATGGTCAGGTACTGCATGGTGCTTTTTGCTGGCATTGCAGCTGAGGCTTTTGTTTATGGAGAGGCAGAGGGTGGAGAAAATGATGAAAATCTATTTAGGAGCATCTGTGTTCTTATGCAACCCCCATTATCTGTAGCCAAG ATGTCAAATCAAGCAAGGTGGTCAGTTCTGCAGTCCTACAATCTGCTAAAATGGCAGAGGCATGCTCATCGGGCTGCTGTCAAAGCTCTGGAAAGTGGTAGTAGTTTAAGTGTTGTAATTAGGAGAATTGAGGAAGCTATGTCTTCTGCTACGTGA
- the LOC110665961 gene encoding phosphoglycerate kinase, chloroplastic yields the protein MASATAPTTLSLLKTTASSSSNTRLRASLLPVSSTGLRSTSLRRLGFAAADPLFSHHVASKIQSFGSGKASRAVVSMAKKSVGELTATDLKGKKVFVRADLNVPLDDNQKITDDTRIRAAIPTIKHLIQNGAKVLLSSHLGRPKGVTPKFSLAPLVPRLSELLGIQVVKADDCIGPEVEKLVASLPEGGVLLLENVRFYKEEEKNEPEFAKKLASLADLYVNDAFGTAHRAHASTEGVTKYLKPSVAGFLLQKELDYLVGAVSNPKRPFAAIVGGSKVSSKIGVIESLLEKCDILLLGGGMIFTFYKAQGLSVGSSLVEEDKLNLATSLLDKAKSKGVSLLLPTDVVIADKFAPDANSKIVPASAIPDGWMGLDIGPESIKTFSDALETTKTVIWNGPMGVFEFDKFAVGTEAIAKKLAELSGKGVTTIIGGGDSVAAIEKVGVADVMSHISTGGGASLELLEGKELPGVLALDEATPVVV from the exons ATGGCCTCTGCTACAGCACCCACTACCCTTTCTCTTCTTAAAACCACAGCTTCTTCCTCCTCCAACACCCGCCTTCGTGCTTCCCTTCTTCCAGTTTCCTCTACCGGCCTCCGCTCCACCAGTCTTCGCCGCCTCGGCTTCGCTGCTGCTGACCCTCTTTTTAGTCACCATGTTGCATCCAAAATCCAATCATTTGGGTCCGGTAAGGCCTCGAGGGCAGTGGTGTCCATGGCCAAGAAGAGTGTTGGAGAGCTGACAGCTACGGATTTGAAGGGAAAGAAGGTCTTTGTGAGGGCTGATTTGAATGTGCCTTTGGATGACAACCAAAAAATCACTGATGACACTAGAATTAGAGCTGCAATCCCCACCATTAAGCATTTGATCCAAAATGGAGCTAAAGTACTTCTTTCTAGTCATTTG GGACGGCCAAAAGGTGTCACTCCAAAGTTCAGCTTGGCTCCTCTTGTGCCCCGTTTATCAGAACTCCTCGGGATTCAG GTTGTGAAGGCTGATGATTGCATAGGCCCAGAAGTAGAAAAATTGGTGGCTTCACTTCCTGAAGGTGGTGTTCTTCTCCTTGAAAATGTGAGGTTTTACAAGGAGGAAGAAAAGAATGAACCTGAATTTGCAAAGAAGCTTGCTTCTCTAGCAGATCTCTATGTCAATGATGCATTTGGGACTGCACATAGAGCACATGCCTCAACTGAAGGAGTCACAAAATACTTAAAACCATCTGTTGCTGGGTTCCTCTTGCAGAAG GAGCTGGACTACCTTGTTGGGGCAGTTTCAAACCCAAAGAGGCCATTTGCTGCCATTGTAGGTGGTTCAAAGGTCTCATCCAAGATTGGAGTTATTGAATCACTCCTTGAGAAGTGTGATATCTTGCTTTTGGGTGGAGGAATGATCTTCACATTTTACAAGGCACAAGGCCTCTCAGTGGGCTCATCCTTGGTTGAGGAAGATAAGCTTAATTTGGCAACATCACTCCTTGACAAGGCCAAGTCAAAAGGAGTGTCTCTTTTGCTACCCACTGATGTGGTAATTGCAGATAAGTTTGCTCCAGATGCAAACAGTAAG ATAGTGCCAGCATCAGCCATTCCTGATGGCTGGATGGGATTGGATATTGGACCAGAATCTATTAAGACATTCAGTGATGCTTTGGAAACTACCAAAACTGTCATCTGGAATGGACCAATGGGAGTGTTTGAATTTGACAAGTTCGCAGTTGGAACAGAG GCTATTGCAAAGAAGCTAGCAGAGCTTAGTGGCAAGGGAGTCACAACAATTATTGGAGGTGGAGATTCTGTTGCAGCTATAGAAAAAGTAGGAGTTGCTGATGTTATGAGCCACATATCAACTGGTGGTGGTGCCAGTTTGGAGTTGTTGGAAGGCAAAGAACTTCCAGGTGTTCTTGCTCTTGATGAAGCCACACCAGTTGTTGTGTAA
- the LOC110665962 gene encoding uncharacterized protein LOC110665962 isoform X2 — MDLSSRSLHLKIFPHFLSSPRLVFGHVSFLFLQTPRDKNPKLIPRALKGWHEYEDAVKRKDVARALRFLRSLEADKNKDNSADKVNGFLSSGPTRAGISELGLFDGSQRDWEVLDACLNADDMRLVGSAYGFLKNRGFLPSFGKFSNIVLEGPRDVTPTVFKSSTGLEVSKFAPKKWGLSGTSRFALVAFLGGVSFLLSQGIDIRTNLAAILGLAFMDSIFLGGTCLAQISSYWPPYKRRILIHEAGHLLVAYLMGCPIRGVILDPIIAMQMGIQGQAGTQFWDEKMSNELAEGRLSGTTFDRYCMVLFAGIAAEAFVYGEAEGGENDENLFRSICVLMQPPLSVAKMSNQARWSVLQSYNLLKWQRHAHRAAVKALESGSSLSVVIRRIEEAMSSAT, encoded by the exons ATGGATCTCTCTTCTCGTTCGTTGCATCTTAAAATTTTCCCGCACTTTCTCTCTTCCCCTCGCCTGGTTTTTGGCCATGTGTCCTTTCTTTTCCTTCAGACACCTCGTGATAAGAATCCTAAGCTCATTCCAAGAGCTCTGAAAGGGTGGCATGAGTACGAGGATGCAGTGAAGCGAAAAGACGTCGCCAGAGCTCTCAGATTCTTGAGATCCCTAGAAGCCGATAAGAATAAGGATAATTCAGCTGACAAGGTTAATGGGTTCTTATCGTCTGGCCCGACTCGGGCTGGTATCAGTGAGCTGGGGTTGTTTGACGGGTCACAAAGGGATTGGGAGGTTTTGGACGCTTGTTTGAATGCTGATGATATGAGGCTTGTGGGTAGTGCTTATGGGTTCCTCAAGAACAGGGGTTTCTTGCCCAGTTTTGGAAAATTCAGCAACATTG TTTTGGAGGGACCCAGAGATGTGACCCCGACTGTATTCAAGTCTTCAACTGGTTTAGAAG TGTCCAAATTTGCTCCAAAGAAGTGGGGCCTTTCTGGAACTTCAAGATTTGCCTTGGTTGCTTTTCTCGGCGGGGTATCTTTTCTGCTTTCACAAGGGATTGATATCAGAACTAACCTTGCGGCCATTTTAGGACTGGCCTTTATGGACTCTATTTTCCTTGGAGGTACCTGTTTAGCTCAAATTTCAAGTTACTGGCCTCCATACAAGCGTCGAATTTTAATTCATGAAGCAGGTCATCTTCTGGTAG CTTACCTTATGGGTTGCCCAATTCGTGGTGTGATTTTGGACCCAATTATTGCAATGCAAATGGGCATTCAAGGCCAG GCAGGAACTCAGTTTTGGGATGAAAAGATGAGTAACGAGCTTGCTGAAGGACGACTCAGTGGCACTACCTTTGACAG GTACTGCATGGTGCTTTTTGCTGGCATTGCAGCTGAGGCTTTTGTTTATGGAGAGGCAGAGGGTGGAGAAAATGATGAAAATCTATTTAGGAGCATCTGTGTTCTTATGCAACCCCCATTATCTGTAGCCAAG ATGTCAAATCAAGCAAGGTGGTCAGTTCTGCAGTCCTACAATCTGCTAAAATGGCAGAGGCATGCTCATCGGGCTGCTGTCAAAGCTCTGGAAAGTGGTAGTAGTTTAAGTGTTGTAATTAGGAGAATTGAGGAAGCTATGTCTTCTGCTACGTGA